The Deltaproteobacteria bacterium region CCGGTCATGCGCCCGAGACAAAACGGGTGTTTCACCCCCTGCGGAGGTGATCAGCCGGGCATAATGCCCGGTGGCCAGATATTCGGCTCCTCTCGCCTGAGCTATCTCCCAAAGAAGACCAAACTTTATCGTGGGGTTACAAGACACACAAGGATTGGGGGTCTCCCCTTGAGTATAGGCCCGAATAAAAGGGCTTACAATCAGGTTCTCAAATTCCGAGGATAGATCGAGGACCTCGAGGTCCAAGCCAAGAAGACGGGCCGCTTTCCGGGCCTGATCCAGCCCAGAGGGTTCGGCCGTCAGGATCAGATGAAAGGCCATGACTTCATAACCTTTATCAATGAGACGCCGGGCGGCCACGGTCGAATCCACGCCGCCCGACATGGCCACGGCCACGCGGGCGCCGCGTTCGGGAAGGATTAGTTTTCTATGGGTTTTGCTTTCAGTCAAGTAGCGCCTCAATGCAGTTGTCTGGAATAAAAAAAGGCCCGCCCCCATAATCGCGCTAATTAAAAAAGCGGACCCCGGCCAGAAAAAATGAGCTTCCTAAAGCACTTTCATACTGTTAAACTTGACCGACATAGCTCGCGGCGGGCAAACAGATACACAAAGCTCACAGGCGCTGCATTTCTCCGGTTCAAAAACAACTTCCATGTCCGGCCGTTTTATCCACAGAGCGCCGGTCGGACAGACCGAGATACAGGTCCCGCACTGGTAACAGACATTATCGTTCCGAAGAATTTCCTGGCCGACGTTCTCGACCCTAACACCCGTCTTCTTGAGGTAACGCACCCCCTGACTAACGTCTTTCCGCTGCCCGGAAAGCTCCAGCACCAGGCGTCCTTCCTGGTGCGGATAAATTACCGCGGAGAGGATGTTAAAGGTTAAATCAAACTGCTTCACCAGGTTGCAGACAATGGGTCTGCTGACAACCGATCTGGGAAAATGTAAGCTGAGCATCCTGGAGTAAGTAATGGCGACCTCCTTACTTAAGCCTGTCCCGGACGCGCTTAAATCCAGGCAAGGCCTTTTCAATTATTTTTTCATCAACACAGTAAGCCAGGCGGAAATATCCAGGTTTTCCAAATCCCGACCCAGGAACAATCAAGATATTTTCCTCTTGCATCGCTTGTGTGAAGGCAACATCGTCTTCTATCGGAGAACGGGGAAAAAGATAAAAAGCCCCCTGAGGTACAATCAACTCATACCCGCTATCTTTTAACCCTTTAACAAAGATGTCCCGCCGCCTTTTATAGATCCCGATATCCACACATTGTCCCTGAAGACCGGCCACGGCGCGCTGCATTAAGGCCGGGGCGTTCACAAAACCCAAAATGCGGTTATTCAGAATTAAGCCACCAGTAAGCAGCTGCTTATCCGAAACGTTGGGATGCACAGTTAAAAACCCGATCCGCTCACCAGGCAGAGACAGGTCTTTTGAATAGGATGTCACACAAAGAACATACTCATAATGAGTAAAGACACTCGGCACCGCAGTCTCATCATAAACTATTTTACGGTAAGGCTCGTCTGAAATAAGGAACACAGGCCGCTCAACCTTAGAAGTGACCCTGGTTAGGAGAGCGCTCAGTTCGCGCAGGTTTTCCTCTGGATAAACCACACCAGTAGGATTGTTGGGCGAGTTGATCAGCACGGCCCGGGTCTTATCGGAAACAGCAGCTTCGATATTGTCAATATTGAGTGTAAAGTCAGGATTGCTGTCCACCACCTTTATCACGCCGCCGTGGTTGTCCACATAGAAATTATATTCCACAAAATAGGGGCTGATAACAATAACTTCATCACCTGGGTCAAGCACCGTTTTGAGGGCGACATTCAGGCCGCCGCCTGCGCCCACGGTCATGATAACATCATCTGCAGAAAAGCTTAACTCGAATTCATCGCTCAGGTATTCTGCAACAGCGGTTCTGGTTTCAACCAATCCAGCGTTTGACATATAACCATGGAGTCCTGGTGTTTCGTCCACGGCCAATGCTTTTAAGGCGGTTTTAAATTCAGCCGGCGGTTCCACATCCGGGTTTCCTAAAGAAAAGTCAAACACATTTTCCGGACCGATCTCAGCTCGTAATCGAGCCCCGGCCTCAAACATTTCTCGTATCCATGATGACCTCTGGATAAACCCCTGAATTTTATCAGCTACTATCATGCTCCTTTTCGCTCTCTTTCTTAGAATAAATGTCTTCTTAAACCTAGGCCGAAAAAAACAGACCTCTACTTAAGACTTACCAAAATAATCCTAATAGCTCAAATACAATTTATGTTTTCAGGAAAAAATTTTATTGATTTTGTCACTCAGCGTCTCAGTGGTGAAAGGCTTGACCACATAATTGCTGACCTTGGCTTTCACTGCTTCAATGATGTTATCCTGCTGGGCTTCGGCAGTAACCATGAGGAAAGGGGTGTCATGAATTCCTTCACTCTGGCGAACATGGCGCAGAAGTTCGATACCGGTCATCTTTGGCATGTCCCAGTCGGAAATAATCAGGTCTATTTTCTCCTTTTTCAGGATATCAACCGCTGTGGAACCATCATCTGCTTCCACGATATCATTGAAATTGAGCTGGCGAAGAATATTCTTAAGAATCCGCCGCATGGTGGAGAAATCATCAACAATCAATATTTTCATATTCGTGTCAGCTGGCATAACTCAAGACTCCCAATATCTTTTCTGATACTTAAAATAGAACAAATATTTTTCCCAGTATCAACCCAATTCTAGCGCGAGCCTTTAAACGATCCCGGCAGGAAACCAGTCCCCCCGGCGGATTTTATCCGTAATCTCGCCCGAGCCAGACATAGATTCCCTAAACTTATTGTACGCTAGTGTCATGAGTTACAAGTTCGTTCACAAAATTTCTTGATATTTTCTAAAATCTGATCTGCGGTTTTTGTCCAGATAAATTCTGCTAATCTGCCTTACGACGCACAGGAAAATCATTTGAATTGACAAAGCTGATCTACCTGGGTATTCTTCATCAATCTCAAAACGGAAGTAGTAACCAATATTTTGCCAAAGCGGTCTTTGGTCCCAGTATCCGAATAAAACGCGAGGAATTGAAAGGAGAGTGTATGAATAAGAGTGATTTAATTAACGAGGCGGCCAAGATTTTAAATACCAAAAAAGAGGCTGAGACTGTGGTCAACTGTGTTCTTTCCAGTATAAAAGAGGCCGTAGTAAACGAAGAAAAGGTCGCTTTGGCTGATTTTGGTAGTTTTGACGTCAAGATAAGGAAGGCCAGGAAGGGTAGGAATCCTCAGACCGGGGAGGAAATTCAAATCGCAGAGAAGAAAGTCATCCAATTCCGCCCGGCAAAATCCTGGGGAGATGAGGTAAATAACAGATAGTTGAGCCTATAAGGATTTCTGGTGGTAAATATCGAGTTCTTTTCGACGCTGGCAGAAAGATCAGTTTAGGGCAAAAGACAGTGGCGAAATACTGATTAAAAGGGTTACGAGGCAGTTGCCGCAGAATTCAGATGTAATATTGTTTTGGTGAAAGTCACGTCCACGCCTGGGAATAAATTCTGGCTGAGTTTATAAAAAGATCGTTGACCAGGGCTGCCGCGAAAAGGATTTGATATGCAGACAGTTAAAAAAAGGATACTGGTTGAGACCGACTATATCGGGGCCAATGTAAGCTGCATCTCCACAACACGGGGACTGGTTTTTGTGGATAGCCCATTTTTACCTAAGGATGGCAAAAAATGGGCTGACCTTACCAAAGAGCGAACAGGTAAGGACATAGCTTATGTCATCAATACGGATCACCATTATGACCATTTGATGGGAAACGTATTTTTAACCAATAATATTATCTGCCATACCACAGCGGCCAAAGGCATGGGTTACCTCAGAAATAAACCGGCCCTGAAAGCAGTAATCAAGGATGCATTCCCCGATGTACTCCCAAAATATGAATCCGACATTGATCAACTTATCATTGTTACACCACACATTACATTTGAAAGAAAGCTTACACTGGATATGGGGAATGCCACGATTGTTCTCGAATTCGTCGGCGGACATTCGCCTGCCACTATAATAATTTATTTTGCCGAAGAAAGGGTTTTGTTTACCGGAGATAATGTCGAAGGGCAATTCCCCTTTTTTGGGCAGGCCCATTTTGGGAAATGGAAGGAAGCCCTCAAGAAAATGCTTTCAATGGATATTGATGTAGTAGTTCCTGGGCACGGTTCGGTGGGTGGAAAAGAAATGGTTGAAAACTATCTCGCCTTTTTTCAGGAGCTGGAAGGTGAGGTGAAGGATTTCCAGCGCCAAGGGCTCACGATTGATGAAATGGTAGTAAGGAGTAAAACCATTAACTTTTTCCCAAATGAAGAAACCGGAGCCCAGGACCTTGCCGGATCCTGGATAGGAGCCCAGTATAAGTCAGCCGCAAAAGCAGTACTGGGAGAGGCCTAAGTGACCTGCCTCCAGAAACCGAATCTCTAAAGGGTGATTTAACAGTATAACTTTGGCGGTTGCCAGATAATTCAGGACAATATAAAGGAGACCGCAAAATGCATCCATTAATAAATCAGGAAATGCTTGAAACGATCCGTACCACAGGCAAGACTAATGACAGTCTCCCTGACAGGACAGATGTGCTTGAAAAACATGGACTTCCATATGACCGACCGGCGGAAAACGCAATCATAACCGGCTGTCAAATACTGGCCTCACTCCCGCACGTCCTGGCCTCGCTTTCAGGTCTATTGGACAAAAAAGATTTTTCCCACACTTTCCTCTCCGAGGAGTACTGCTGTGGCAACTATCTCTACCGACCCATCATCGCAGCCCGTGACGACGAGGCAATGACTGAGTGCCGCGAAATATCCAAGAAATTTGTGGCTAAAAATGTCAGCCGCGCTAAAGAACTTGGAGCCCAGCGCATTATTATTTTTTGTTCTCCATGCTATCCGGTATACAAGCATAGCATGCCGGAGGAAAACATCGTGTTTTACCCGGAGGCCATAAACGAGGTCGTGGAAACTGTAAACTTTGACCGGCGGATAGATTATTACGCCGGATGTTACAAACTACACAAAAGAATAGCGCCTGTGACCATGGACTTGAAGTCCACAAACGATATTCTGGCCAAGATGGAGGGATTGGAAATAAACCGGATAAGCGCGCCAGAATGCTGTTTTAAACCGGCGGGCCTATCACACATGATTGATAACGTGAAAACCGATCTCATGGTCCATATCTGCACTGGATGCTATGGCCAGGCTAGAGCGAACCTGCCGAAAGACAAGGGGACCGAGGTGCTCATGCTCCCCGAATTTGTCGAAAGAGCTTTAAACCAATAACCGAATATAGACGAGATGAAATCTTCACCCCTCGATGTTTCCAATATAGTATTTTAGGATAACTTTTTGAAATCCCAATAAGTTTACTATACCAAAAGTATGTATAGATATGACTCGATGGACCTCCGGTTCTGACGCATGCACGTATGTTTTACCTGAGGACCCTATATCATAGGCACAAGATGTGGAAGCGGTCAAATTAAAGATCAGGCAATTTCGACCTCACTGTAGAGCTGTTTTTCCTGGGAGTTCGTTGAACTTGGCTTATTTATTAAAATTGCCTTTTGTGGCCAGTTGGAAAGCATCTCGAATCATTTCATTTTTTCACTTTCGCCGCGTCAAGCCTTATGGTATTCTGAACTCATCCCTCGCTTGAAAAGTAAGTTGTGGATACCCGGAGCATCTCACTGGCTGGTTAGTGAAGATCCTGAACTATTCAACAGAGTGATTCGTGATTTTATAAACAGATAATTGTACAAATTTCTCATAGTCATGTGACGTGTAGATGCTATGATACTTTAATCTAAGCTTGAAAAAAAGGAAATCGAAGATAATGAAAAAAATTATAGATCAAATCAGCCGAAGAAGGTTTCTGGGTCTTGTTAGCGGCGCTACGGCTTTTTTTTCAGCCGGAGGGTTGTTGACGCTTCCACGACCAAACTCCTCAAAATCAGGTATGGCCTACGCCGCTTCATTCCCCGAATATGATATTGCCGACCTGAAATCGGATACCCCGCATGGTGGCCAGCTGGTGGCCCACGCACTAAAGAGGGAGGGCGTAAAGTACCTTTTCGGCCTCTGCGGAGGACATATCAACCCCATCTTTGACGGGTGCCTGGATGAGGGAATCAAAGTTATTGGAACGCGTCACGAACAGGCCGCAGCACATATGGCTGAAGCATGGTCCCTGGTTACCGGTGAGATGGGGGTTTGCGCTGTCACGGCCGGACCGGGCCTTACCGATGCCCTTACCGGCGTGGCCAACGCCTATGAAAACCGAGTTCCCATGCTGATTCTGGGCGGACATAGTGATCTGAAGGACAATGACATCGGGTCTTTACAGGATATCAATCAGATAAATCTTTACGAATCAATTACCAAGTGGGCACGCGTCTGTCATAAAACCGACCGGATCCCGGAATATATCGCCACAGCCTACCGGCACGCCCTGAGTGGAAGGCCCGGACCGGTCTACCTGGAACTGCCCCAGGATATTCTTAAAGCGAAAGTAAGCAAATCCAGCGTGAAATTCCCCAAGAACTACCGGACTCTTGAAAAACCGAGCGGCAGTTCCCGTGCCCTCCAGGCGGCCGCGGATATCATTGAGCAATCGAAGCGTCCTTTGATAATTGCTGGAACCGGCTGCCGATTTTCAAAGGCAGGTGATGCCATAGCCGCTTTTGCCGAACACAGGGGAATCCCAGTCATCACACGAGAAGGCGGGCGCGGCATTATACCGGATTCACATCCTCTTTCCCTTGGCCCCTCCTGCGGAATATGGGGCCCCATAGGAATAGCCGATACCATAATTCTTCTCGGTTCACGGCTGAATTTTCAGCTTGGCTATGGGAAATATTTCTCAAAATCCGCCAAGATCATACAAGTGGATACCGATTCAACAAATATAGGCTTCAATCGGGGTGCTGATGTTGGGATCATTGGCGATATCAAACAGGTCCTGGAGGACCTGAAAAGAATAATACCGAACAATCCGGATCGTCAATGGGCCAGGCGATCAAAAACAAGAGTGAAGGCGACGGAAAAATGGATGCATGGCCGCACCCGGTTTGGAGGAACACCGATCCATCCCAAGATACTGGCCGAAGGAGTTCGTGACGTGGCCGGTAGTGAAGCCTCGTATGTCGTGGATGGCGGATGGGTAGGCATGTGGGGCGGTGAAACCCTGCCCGCGGAGCGGCCGGGCGAATGTATTGGTGTTCAAACAGGACCGATGGGATGCCTGGGGGTTGGCGTACCGTATGCGCTGGCCATGAAGATGGTTCATCCAGACCGCCCGGTGATCCTGTTTACCGGTGACGGCTCCTTTGGCTTTACGGCCGTCGAGATAGACACGGCCGTCCGTTATAATATCCCCATCGTATGCGTCGTAGCAAACGATCAGGCCTGGGGAATGATTAAGAGCGCTCAGGCTTATCATTATGGTCCAAATCGAATTGTCGGTACGGAATTGGGGCTTGTACGTTATGATAAATGGGTTGAAAGTTTTGGCGGCCATGGCGAATTTGTAGAAAATCCAAGCGAGATCAAACCAGCTATTGAAAGGGCCATAAAGTCGGGTAAACCGGCTTGTGTTAACGTCCTTGTAAGAACAGCCCCTCACAGAATATGATGGCCACCGGGCCTGGTTTGAATCATTCACTGACTTCATTTTAGTCTAAGGCGGGATGGCGGTTCCTTGCATCCTTGAACTTGAAGTTTCTTTCCCGAAATATTCAACATAAAATAGTTATATATTAATCGGCTATAACAATTTGAAATTTAAAAAGTTTCCTATATCGACGGTAGTATTTAACGGGGGGCGACAGAGCCCGACTTTTTTCGGATGCACGTATTGCTTACAATTTAGCTGGCGTTGTGAGATACAAAATACATCCTCAAAGCGCTAGGAGGAATAAGCTGATGGAGACTGATAATTCTCAAGTATATCAATTCAAGGTGACTTTGAACGGTATTCGTCCACCAATCTGGCGGAGAATTCAGGTTCCAGCCGAATATACGTTTTGGGACCTTCACGTTGCTATTCAGGATGCGATGGGATGGTTTGATAGTCATTTGCACGATTTCAAGATAACTAATCTCTCCACCGGACACTATGAAAAATTCGGAATCCCGATTGAGGACGATATAGATTTTGGAGAGGAACCTCCAACCAAACCAGGTTGGGAGCACTATATTGCCGATTATTTTTCTCTGGAAAATTCAAAAGCAATTTACGAATACGACTTTGGTGATGGTTGGGAGCACACTGTTCTATTAGAAAAAATCATTTCGAGGGATGAAAAAAAAATATACCCCATATGCTTGGACGGAAAACGAGCCTGTCCACCCGAGGACTGCGGAGGCGTCTGGGGATACGAAAATCTTCTTGAAATTATTGCCGATCCAAATCATGAAGATTATGACACATGGATAGAATGGCTCGGTGAAGATTTCGACCCGGAATTCTTTGATGCAAAATTGGTCGAATTTGATGATCCTACCGAAAGATGGAAATTTGCCTTTGAAGAATCAGACGAGTTGTTACATTGAATAAGATTCCAGACAAGTAACTGATGCCAGAGATATCAATAAGTAGAGACAGCCGGATCTCAGGTTCCTGCCCATGCGTGTATCTCTAATTTTAACCCAAGTCGTTTTCCCCAGAAATTTTGGATAATCAAAGTCGCTTTTTATATTTCTCACCACGGTCGACATTGGGACTTCTGCGTTTCCGCTGAATCACCACTACCGGGCGGTGTTTGGCCATGGCTGACGGGGTAAAATCCGTTTGACAGTGAGAGATTCAGTGAATTACTATGCCCTGAAGTGGGAAAATTGTCCGGTTTTCGATGAAATTGGTGGAAAATAGCCTTTTGGCAAGGAGAGCCATGTCTTTCGATCCGGCTCAATGCCTATTCCAAAGGCAAAACGCAGTGCCGGAAGGCTGGAAACAAGGGGCTCGCGGCTGATGCTGCATAGTTCCGGATAAAGTATCAGTTAGAACTTTTTTCTGTATTTATGATGAGAAATCGCTATTATCCGGCAGGTAAAAAGCTTTTAACAGTTCCATATGGTCAATAAGGTGGATGGGGGTTGCTAAAGGGTGATAATAAGAGAAACGTGGCAGGTACCGCATAATTCAGGTAAACGAACAGATTTGATATGGATCGTCAGATAAAGAAAAAATGGTTTGGCCCGAAACAAATTTCATGGCTTGTATTTGTCGTGATCATCGCTATATTCGCAGTTTATTATTTTTTCTATCAGGATACCAGTTCGAAACTGAACGTGCGTACTGAAAAGATTATTATTTCAACTATTACGGAGGAACCATTTCAAGAGTTCATCCCTGTGCTTGGAAAGGTCATGCCGGTCACAACAGTTTTTCTGGACGCCATTGAAGGAGGCCGGGTTGAAAAAAAGTTTGTTGAGGCGGGCGCCTGGGTCAAGGAAGGGGACAAGATCCTTCACTTGTCGAACACCAACCTGGTTATCAATATTATGCAGCGGGAAGCGGAATATGTCACCCAGAGTGATAATCTGCAAAAGTCCCGCCTCTCCATGGAGCAGAAAAAGCTCGCTCACATAACCCTGATGGCTGAGCTGGATTATCAACTGCAAACAAAAATGCGTGATTACGAGCAGAGCGAAGCGCTTTTTCAAAAGAAAGTAATTTCGAGGAAGAAATACGCCGACGACAAGGAAATCTACGAGTATTTAATTAGGAAAAAGAGACTGGCTGAAGAGAATTTCACGCAGGAGATTAATTTCCGGCAAGTACAGATCGAACAATTTGAGGCTTCGCTGAAAAGAATGAGCGCGAACCTGGAACTAATAAAGGAAAAACTGGAATCGTTGACCATCAGGGCCCCCATCAGCGGGCAGTTGACAGTACTTAATGCGGAGATTGGAGAATCCAAGGCCCTGGGCCAACGTTTAGGCCAGATTAATGTCATGGATGACCTTAAAATTATTACCGGGATTGATGAACACTATATCGCACGGGTAAAAGAGGGAAATATAGGGACCTTTGATTTAGAAGGAAGCACCCATGAAGTCACCCATGAAGTCAACATCGTTAAAATCCTGCCGGATGTCCGCGAAGGGCAGTTTGTTGTTGAGCTGAAGTTCATCAAAAATCCGCTGTCAGAAATCAGGATCGGGCAGACTTTGCATATTAAACTGACTTTG contains the following coding sequences:
- a CDS encoding pyridoxal phosphate-dependent aminotransferase; amino-acid sequence: MIVADKIQGFIQRSSWIREMFEAGARLRAEIGPENVFDFSLGNPDVEPPAEFKTALKALAVDETPGLHGYMSNAGLVETRTAVAEYLSDEFELSFSADDVIMTVGAGGGLNVALKTVLDPGDEVIVISPYFVEYNFYVDNHGGVIKVVDSNPDFTLNIDNIEAAVSDKTRAVLINSPNNPTGVVYPEENLRELSALLTRVTSKVERPVFLISDEPYRKIVYDETAVPSVFTHYEYVLCVTSYSKDLSLPGERIGFLTVHPNVSDKQLLTGGLILNNRILGFVNAPALMQRAVAGLQGQCVDIGIYKRRRDIFVKGLKDSGYELIVPQGAFYLFPRSPIEDDVAFTQAMQEENILIVPGSGFGKPGYFRLAYCVDEKIIEKALPGFKRVRDRLK
- a CDS encoding HU family DNA-binding protein — encoded protein: MNKSDLINEAAKILNTKKEAETVVNCVLSSIKEAVVNEEKVALADFGSFDVKIRKARKGRNPQTGEEIQIAEKKVIQFRPAKSWGDEVNNR
- a CDS encoding response regulator, with the protein product MPADTNMKILIVDDFSTMRRILKNILRQLNFNDIVEADDGSTAVDILKKEKIDLIISDWDMPKMTGIELLRHVRQSEGIHDTPFLMVTAEAQQDNIIEAVKAKVSNYVVKPFTTETLSDKINKIFS
- a CDS encoding thiamine pyrophosphate-binding protein; the protein is MKKIIDQISRRRFLGLVSGATAFFSAGGLLTLPRPNSSKSGMAYAASFPEYDIADLKSDTPHGGQLVAHALKREGVKYLFGLCGGHINPIFDGCLDEGIKVIGTRHEQAAAHMAEAWSLVTGEMGVCAVTAGPGLTDALTGVANAYENRVPMLILGGHSDLKDNDIGSLQDINQINLYESITKWARVCHKTDRIPEYIATAYRHALSGRPGPVYLELPQDILKAKVSKSSVKFPKNYRTLEKPSGSSRALQAAADIIEQSKRPLIIAGTGCRFSKAGDAIAAFAEHRGIPVITREGGRGIIPDSHPLSLGPSCGIWGPIGIADTIILLGSRLNFQLGYGKYFSKSAKIIQVDTDSTNIGFNRGADVGIIGDIKQVLEDLKRIIPNNPDRQWARRSKTRVKATEKWMHGRTRFGGTPIHPKILAEGVRDVAGSEASYVVDGGWVGMWGGETLPAERPGECIGVQTGPMGCLGVGVPYALAMKMVHPDRPVILFTGDGSFGFTAVEIDTAVRYNIPIVCVVANDQAWGMIKSAQAYHYGPNRIVGTELGLVRYDKWVESFGGHGEFVENPSEIKPAIERAIKSGKPACVNVLVRTAPHRI
- a CDS encoding efflux RND transporter periplasmic adaptor subunit; protein product: MDRQIKKKWFGPKQISWLVFVVIIAIFAVYYFFYQDTSSKLNVRTEKIIISTITEEPFQEFIPVLGKVMPVTTVFLDAIEGGRVEKKFVEAGAWVKEGDKILHLSNTNLVINIMQREAEYVTQSDNLQKSRLSMEQKKLAHITLMAELDYQLQTKMRDYEQSEALFQKKVISRKKYADDKEIYEYLIRKKRLAEENFTQEINFRQVQIEQFEASLKRMSANLELIKEKLESLTIRAPISGQLTVLNAEIGESKALGQRLGQINVMDDLKIITGIDEHYIARVKEGNIGTFDLEGSTHEVTHEVNIVKILPDVREGQFVVELKFIKNPLSEIRIGQTLHIKLTLGELTKVITVPRGGFYQSTAGQWIYVLDSTGSFATKRSIRLGRKNADVFEVLEGLNPREKVITSNYDNFEDMDKLILK
- a CDS encoding 4Fe-4S binding protein, whose amino-acid sequence is MLSLHFPRSVVSRPIVCNLVKQFDLTFNILSAVIYPHQEGRLVLELSGQRKDVSQGVRYLKKTGVRVENVGQEILRNDNVCYQCGTCISVCPTGALWIKRPDMEVVFEPEKCSACELCVSVCPPRAMSVKFNSMKVL
- a CDS encoding plasmid pRiA4b ORF-3 family protein → METDNSQVYQFKVTLNGIRPPIWRRIQVPAEYTFWDLHVAIQDAMGWFDSHLHDFKITNLSTGHYEKFGIPIEDDIDFGEEPPTKPGWEHYIADYFSLENSKAIYEYDFGDGWEHTVLLEKIISRDEKKIYPICLDGKRACPPEDCGGVWGYENLLEIIADPNHEDYDTWIEWLGEDFDPEFFDAKLVEFDDPTERWKFAFEESDELLH
- a CDS encoding MBL fold metallo-hydrolase — protein: MDSPFLPKDGKKWADLTKERTGKDIAYVINTDHHYDHLMGNVFLTNNIICHTTAAKGMGYLRNKPALKAVIKDAFPDVLPKYESDIDQLIIVTPHITFERKLTLDMGNATIVLEFVGGHSPATIIIYFAEERVLFTGDNVEGQFPFFGQAHFGKWKEALKKMLSMDIDVVVPGHGSVGGKEMVENYLAFFQELEGEVKDFQRQGLTIDEMVVRSKTINFFPNEETGAQDLAGSWIGAQYKSAAKAVLGEA